The following proteins are co-located in the Hevea brasiliensis isolate MT/VB/25A 57/8 chromosome 11, ASM3005281v1, whole genome shotgun sequence genome:
- the LOC110648011 gene encoding uncharacterized protein LOC110648011: MSTSKTSSKKRAAESVLTKSDSKFRVDDDFDVDLSSDIKGIMSALQQIREKAEKDGQKKNEETISSVASEIRTMIDELKSKIEKDRQGFARALSKSSKECENCLKNETTKFQEIHEKFCKEKASHLQALKDTISKFEEDKERLFMRYEQLRKKEKNMISEQEKACADKIAKLEESLKKKKQDDKTFSILRKTLGSFLENASDEDFPPDE; the protein is encoded by the exons ATGTCTACTTCGAAAACAAGCTCCAAGAAACGAGCCGCCGAGTCAGTACTCACCAAATCTGACTCCAAATTCCGAGTCGATGACGACTTCGATGTCGATCTCTCCAG TGATATCAAGGGGATAATGTCGGCGCTGCAACAGATCAGAGAGAAAGCGGAAAAGGATGGTCAAAAGAAGAACGAGGAGACGATATCTAG TGTGGCGTCTGAGATCAGGACAATGATTGATGagttgaaatccaaaattgagaaGGACAG GCAAGGATTTGCAAGGGCACTTTCAAAGAGCTCAAAAGAG TGTGAGAATTGCTTGAAGAATGAGACTACCAAGTTTCAAGAGATTCATGAGAAATTTTGCAAGGAGAAAGCGTCTCATTTGCAGGCCTTAAAAG ACACCATTTCCAAATTTGAAGAAGACAAGGAAAGGCTGTTCATGAGATATGAACAACTGA GGAAGAAAGAGAAAAATATGATATCTGAACAAGAGAAAGCTTGTGCTGATAAAATTGCAAAATTAGAGGAGTCCTTGAAAAAGAAAAAGCAG GATGATAAAACTTTCAGCATTTTGAGGAAAACGCTTGGTTCCTTCCTGGAAAACGCCTCAGACGAGGACTTCCCTCCAGATGAATAA
- the LOC110648007 gene encoding protein LOL2, whose translation MEEEKKEVEEGPPPGWQSIPPPGSSQPPPAPLQQPPSSEMAQMVCGSCRSLLSYPRGARHVQCSCCQMVNFVLEAHEVGQVNCGRCAVLLMYPYGASSVRCSSCHFVTEIGVHNRRPPWSVIQGYHPPPSNPVW comes from the exons ATGGAAGAGGAGAAAAAAGAAGTGGAAGAAGGGCCACCGCCCGGATGGCAGTCCATCCCTCCTCCAGGATCATCGCAACCTCCGCCTGCGCCCCTGCAGCAGCCTCCATCTTCAG AAATGGCTCAAATGGTTTGTGGTTCTTGTCGAAGTCTGCTTTCATATCCAAGAGGAGCCAGACATGTTCAATGTTCATGTTGTCAGATGGTTAACTTTGTGTTAGAAG CACATGAGGTCGGGCAAGTTAATTGTGGTAGATGTGCAGTATTGCTGATGTACCCTTATGGAGCTTCATCAGTTCGATGTTCCTCCTGCCATTTCGTAACAGAAATTGGA GTTCACAACAGGAGACCGCCATGGTCTGTAATCCAAGGATACCATCCCCCGCCTTCAAACCCCGTTTGGTGA
- the LOC110648006 gene encoding DNA-directed RNA polymerase II subunit RPB2, which produces MEDDQEYDQPLNEEEEDDDEITQEDAWAVISAYFEEKGLVRQQLDSFDEFIQNTMQEIVDESADIEIRPESQHNPGHQSDFAETIYKISFGQIYLSKPMMTESDGETATLFPKAARLRNLTYSAPLYVDVTKRVIKKGHDGEEVTETQDFTKVFIGKVPIMLRSSYCTLYQNSEKDLTELGECPYDQGGYFIINGSEKVLIAQEKMSTNHVYVFKKRQPNKYAYVAEVRSMAESQNRPPSTMFVRMLSRTSAKGGSSGQYIRATLPYIRTEIPIIIVFRALGFVADKDILEHICYDFSDTQMMELLRPSLEEAFVIQNQQVALDYIGKRGATVGVTREKRIKYAKEILQKEMLPHVGVGEYCETKKAYYFGYIIHRLLLCALGRRAEDDRDHYGNKRLDLAGPLLGGLFRMLFRKLTRDVRSYVQKCVDNGKDVNLQFAIKAKTITSGLKYSLATGNWGQANAAGTRAGVSQVLNRLTYASTLSHLRRLNSPIGREGKLAKPRQLHNSQWGMMCPAETPEGQACGLVKNLALMVYITVGSAAYPILEFLEEWGTENFEEISPAVIPQATKIFVNGCWVGIHRNPDMLVKTLRRLRRRVDVNTEVGVVRDIRLKELRIYTDYGRCSRPLFIVEKQRLLIKKKDIHALQQRESSEEGGWHDLVAKGFIEYIDTEEEETTMISMTIHDLVQARLNPEEAYADTYTHCEIHPSLILGVCASIIPFPDHNQSPRNTYQSAMGKQAMGIYVTNYQFRMDTLAYVLYYPQKPLVTTRAMEHLHFRQLPAGINAIVAIACYSGYNQEDSVIMNQSSIDRGFFRSLFFRSYRDEEKKMGTLVKEDFGRPDRANTMGMRHGSYDKLDDDGLAPPGTRVSGEDVIIGKTTPISQDEAQGQSARYTRRDHSISLRHSETGIVDQVLLTTNADGLRFVKVRVRSVRIPQIGDKFSSRHGQKGTVGMTYTQEDMPWTVEGITPDIIVNPHAIPSRMTIGQLIECIMGKVAAHMGKEGDATPFTDVTVDNISRALHKCGYQMRGFETMYNGHTGRRLTAMIFLGPTYYQRLKHMVDDKIHSRGRGPVQILTRQPAEGRSRDGGLRFGEMERDCMIAHGAAHFLKERLFDQSDAYRVHVCERCGLIAIANLKKNSFECRGCKNKTDIVQVHIPYACKLLFQELMAMAIAPRMLTKDVKPSKDKKKKGA; this is translated from the exons ATGGAAGACGACCAGGAGTACGATCAGCCTCTAAATGAGGAGGAAGAAGACGATGATGAGATCACGCAGGAGGACGCATGGGCTGTCATCTCTGCCTATTTTGAAGAGAAAGGTCTGGTGCGTCAACAGCTTGATTCATTCGATGAGTTTATTCAGAATACGATGCAGGAAATCGTCGATGAGTCGGCTGATATTGAGATTCGTCCCGAGAGCCAGCACAACCCTGGCCACCAGTCTGATTTCGCTGAG ACTATCTATAAGATAAGCTTTGGCCAGATTTATTTGAGCAAGCCTATGATGACCGAGTCTGATGGAGAGACTGCAACTTTATTTCCTAAAGCTGCAAGGTTGAGGAACCTAACATACTCAGCCCCCTTGTATGTAGATGTTACGAAGAGGGTCATAAAGAAAGGACATGATGGTGAAGAAGTTACTGAAACTCAAGATTTCACCAAAGTCTTCATTGGGAAG GTTCCTATAATGCTTCGGTCGAGTTATTGCACATTGTACCAGAATTCAGAGAAAGATCTTACGGAGCTTGGGGAGTGTCCTTATGATCAGGGTGGATATTTCATTATCAATGGAAGTGAAAAAGTTCTGATTGCTCAGGAGAAGATGAGCACCAATCATGTTTATGTGTTCAAGAAGAGGCAGCCAAACAAGTATGCATATGTTGCCGAAGTTCGGTCCATGGCAGAGTCTCAGAACCGGCCACCTAGTACCATGTTTGTGCGGATGCTATCCCGGACTAGTGCCAAGGGG GGCTCTTCAGGGCAGTACATTCGAGCTACACTTCCCTATATTCGAACTGAAATTCCAATTATTATTGTGTTTCGTGCTCTGGGGTTTGTTGCTGacaaagacatattagaacacaTATGCTATGATTTCTCTGATACTCAAATGATGGAGTTGCTTCGGCCTTCTCTTGAAGAAGCATTTGTGATTCAAAATCAACAG GTTGCACTAGATTACATTGGAAAGCGTGGAGCAACTGTTGGTGTAACTAGGGAAAAAAGGATAAA ATATGCTAAAGAGATCCTTCAAAAGGAAATGCTTCCTCATGTTGGTGTTGGAGAATATTGTGAGACCAAAAAAGCTTACTATTTTGG GTACATAATTCACCGGCTTCTACTTTGTGCACTTGGCCGGAGGGCAGAAGATGACAGGGATCATTATGGCAACAAAAGACTTGACCTTGCTGGTCCTTTACTTGGTGGACTCTTTAGAAtg TTATTCAGAAAGTTGACTAGGGACGTCAGATCTTATGtgcaaaag TGTGTAGATAATGGAAAGGATGTTAATCTGCAATTTGCCATTAAAGCAAAAACCATTACTAGTGGTCTTAAATACTCGCTAGCCACTGGTAACTGGGGGCAAGCAAATGCAGCTGGTACAAGAGCTGGAGTGTCACAG gtGTTAAATCGTTTGACATATGCATCTACCTTGTCACACTTACGAAGATTGAATTCTCCAATTGGGCGTGAAG GGAAATTGGCTAAACCTAGGCAGTTGCATAATTCACAATGGGGAATGATGTGTCCAGCTGAAACACCTGAAGGACAA GCTTGTGGACTGGTGAAGAATCTTGCATTGATGGTGTACATAACTGTTGGATCTGCTGCGTATCCTATCTTGGAATTTTTGGAGGAATGGGGTACTGAGAATTTTGAG GAAATATCTCCTGCAGTTATTCCTCAAGCTACAAAAATTTTTGTTAATGGTTGCTGGGTAGGCATCCATCGTAATCCTGATATGTTGGTCAAGACATTGAGACGGCTGAGGAGACGG gTTGATGTCAACACTGAAGTTGGGGTCGTTAGAGATATTCGTTTGAAAGAGCTGCGAATATACACAGACTATGGCCGTTGCAGTCGTCCTTTGTTCATTGTTGAGAAACAAAGGCTTCTTATCAAGAAGAAGGACATTCATGCTCTGCAGCAGAGG GAATCCTCAGAAGAGGGTGGTTGGCATGATCTTGTGGCAAAAGGATTTATTGAATATATTGACACAGAGGAAGAAGAGACCACTATGATATCCATGACCATTCAT GATCTCGTACAAGCAAGGCTCAACCCAGAGGAAGCTTATGCCGATACTTACACCCACTGTGAGATCCACCCGTCGCTGATTTTAGGTGTTTGTGCTTCAATTATTCCTTTTCCTGATCATAACCAG TCCCCACGTAACACGTATCAATCTGCTATGGGAAAGCAAGCCATGGGAATATATGTCACTAACTATCAATTTCGAATG GATACTTTGGCTTATGTTCTTTATTATCCTCAAAAACCACTTGTTACTACAAGAGCTATGGAACACCTACACTTTAGGCAGCTTCCAGCTGGCATT AATGCTATTGTTGCCATTGCCTGCTATTCTGGATACAACCAAGAAGATTCTGTCATTATGAACCAATCATCAATTGACCGTGGATTCTTCAGATCACTTTTCTTCCGTTCATACAG AGATGAGGAGAAAAAGATGGGGACACTTGTCAAAGAGGATTTTGGGCGTCCTGACAGAGCTAATACAATG GGCATGCGTCATGGCTCTTATGATAAATTGGATGATGATGGTCTTGCACCTCCA GGTACAAGAGTTTCAGGTGAGGATGTGATCATTGGAAAGACCACTCCTATTTCTCAGGATGAAGCTCAGGGACAGTCTGCACGTTATACAAGGCGTGATCACAGCATAAGCTTGCGCCACAGTGAAACGGGAATAGTGGATCAA GTTCTTCTGACAACAAATGCTGATGGGTTGAGGTTTGTTAAAGTAAGGGTGAGGTCTGTTCGCATACCTCAGATTGGAGACAAGTTTAGCAGTAGGCATGGTCAAAAGGGAACAGTGGGCATGACTTACACTCAAGAAGACATGCCTTGGACTGTGGAAGGCATCACCCCTGATATCATTGTGAATCCGCATGCTATTCCTTCTCGAATGACGATTGGTCAGCTTATCGAATGTATCATGGGAAAGGTTGCAGCTCACATGGGCAAGGAAGGGGATGCTACTCCATTTACTGATGTCACT GTGGACAACATTAGCAGGGCTCTTCATAAATGTGGGTATCAAATGCGTGGGTTTGAGACTATGTATAATGGTCACACTGGCCGACGGCTTACCGCTATGATTTTCCTTGGCCCTACTTATTACCAAAGGCTGAAGCACATGGTTGATGACAAGATCCATTCACGTGGAAGAGGCCCTGTGCAGATCCTCACAAGGCAGCCTGCTGAAGGGCGTTCACGTGATGGTGGCCTCCGCTTTGGGGAAATGGAACGAGATTGCATGATAGCACATGGTGCTGCACACTTTCTCAAAGAGAGGTTGTTTGATCAGAGTGATGCCTATAGGGTCCATGTTTGCGAGCGGTGTGGCTTGATTGCTATTGCAAATCTCAAGAAGAATTCTTTTGAATGCAGAGGTTGCAAGAATAAGACTGACATTGTTCAG GTGCATATTCCTTATGCCTGTAAGCTGCTCTTCCAAGAGCTTATGGCGATGGCCATAGCACCAAGGATGCTCACAAAAGATGTAAAACCATCCAAAGACAAAAAGAAAAAAGGAGCCTAA
- the LOC110648004 gene encoding CASP-like protein 1C2, with product MAVEIKKFFFIVLRLLALAATVVAIVVMVRSHDSAQVLNLTFTAKYNNTPAFKYFVIAEAIASVYTIIVIFLSSKSLLGGLIVILDMVITVLLSSSISAALAIAQVGKKGNSHAGWLPICGQVPKFCDQVTIALIAGFVAPVIYFVLLLCSLHAVLSPILAAKL from the exons ATGGCTGTTGAGATCAAGAAGTTTTTCTTCATTGTCCTGAGGCTGTTGGCCTTGGCTGCCACTGTGGTTGCCATCGTTGTCATGGTCAGGAGCCATGACTCTGCTCAAGTATTGAACTTAACCTTCACTGCAAAATATAACAATACGCCTGCATTCAA GTATTTTGTGATCGCAGAAGCAATTGCGAGTGTCTACACCATTATCGTTATCTTCCTTTCTTCTAAGAGCCTCCTTGGGGGCTTAATTGTCATTCTTGATATG GTAATAACAGTGCTGCTCAGCTCAAGCATTTCTGCAGCCCTGGCAATAGCTCAAGTGGGAAAGAAAGGGAACAGTCATGCCGGTTGGCTACCTATTTGTGGACAAGTACCCAAGTTCTGTGATCAAGTCACCATTGCTCTTATTGCTGGTTTTGTTGCCCCTGTAATTTACTTTGTgcttcttctctgctctcttcaTGCAGTGCTCAGTCCCATTCTTGCTGCAAAGCTTTAG